A DNA window from Arachis duranensis cultivar V14167 chromosome 3, aradu.V14167.gnm2.J7QH, whole genome shotgun sequence contains the following coding sequences:
- the LOC107479404 gene encoding uncharacterized protein LOC107479404 — MNVLDSQVEALVFNYLTFGFLTLLNNFWTWLALLTAALSFWKIRSSVCPEPEIGDPTRELVVEAAIPEAVTPLVESAAVVDAAPLAVTEDVDGVRKGKFTVYYEEEGDDEGAQCMRGEREGSLTLTLPLMAWREEGCEVEWWEKWERLLRLRNGVNEGGWYTCQDLTELNGNVVRLWDGGFRCRESWYSYSCVDVW; from the coding sequence ATGAACGTGTTGGATTCCCAAGTGGAGGCTCTTGTCTTCAACTACCTCACCTTTGGTTTCCTCACTCTCCTCAACAACTTTTGGACTTGGCTCGCACTTCTCACCGCAGCCCTCAGCTTCTGGAAGATTCGCTCATCGGTTTGCCCCGAACCCGAAATAGGTGACCCGACCAGAGAGCTGGTAGTTGAAGCTGCCATTCCCGAGGCGGTAACGCCGCTAGTTGAGTCAGCTGCTGTCGTGGATGCGGCTCCGTTGGCGGTTACTGAGGACGTTGACGGCGTAAGGAAGGGGAAGTTTACGGTGTACTACGAGGAGGAGGGTGATGATGAGGGCGCGCAATGCATGCGCGGCGAGAGAGAGGGATCTTTGACTTTGACTCTGCCTTTGATGGCGTGGAGGGAAGAAGGGTGCGAAGTGGAGTGGTGGGAAAAGTGGGAGAGGTTGTTACGGTTGAGGAACGGCGTTAATGAGGGCGGATGGTACACGTGTCAGGACTTGACGGAGCTTAACGGGAACGTTGTGAGGTTGTGGGATGGTGGGTTCCGGTGTAGAGAATCATGGTACAGCTACAGCTGTGTTGATGTTTGGTGA